The genomic region GCCTTGCCTCCCTTTTCGATCCTGACGGTGATCCTGTCGGCATGGGCATCAATGCTGTTGTCCAACAACTCCCGTACAATAGATGCAGGTCTTTCAATGACTTCCCCGGCAGCGATCTTGGAGGCCACGTCTTCGTTCAGGATTCGAATGGTATTCATACGCTTTTTAAAGGCTGAGAAGTTCCCCGTCGATCTCGAACCGGCGGGAGCGGCGTGGGCTCCCGAACAGTCTCCTTCGAAAGGCCCTTTTGCCGGCCAACAGGAGGTTCCGGCTTCCTATGGGGTCGCGGGTGAGGCAGGGGGCCCCATCAGGGCGTAAGAGCACATCCTTCGCCGATCGATAGGACAGGGAAATCATGGAAGCGAGAAAAACAGGAAACAGCTCCCGGCGTAAGCCCCTGTTGATCAAAAACCGGGGCGGGGAACCGCTCAGGTAATCCGACAATTTCACGGATTGGGTAAAGATCCGCCGCCTGGCCCGAAGGCCCTTCTTCTTTCCGACAGCGGATATCAACAGCTCGTCACACCCGAGCTGTTCCATGCTCAGTATTTCCTTCGCTATTTTTGTATACACCGGGCCGACGAAGCAATCCGACGCGGTCTCCCAATAGAGATGTCCCATTCTTCCCCAGGAAGAGGTCTTCTGGATCATTATCGGTATAAAATAATTGTGGGCGATCACATCGGCGGCGAGATGGGAAAGGAACCCATAGGCATAGGATGCCTCCCGCTCACCCCTTGCCTCCTTCATCAGTCTGAATCCGGTTTCCCAGTTGTGGGAATGCCCCTCCCTCGGCTTGATACCCTTTCCCACGAAAAAGTCAGCAGCCAAGTTTCCATAAAGAAACTCCAGGGGATAGGCCCTGATATTTTCCGCTACAAGGGGAAGAAGCGACTGGAGGTCTCCCAGAAGACCCGTTGCGATGACGGTGTGCACCCCCGGGCCCCAGGCCCATGCACCGCCCGGGAAAAGAAAATCGAAAACCCCGAAGGCTGCGAAAAAAAAGGTGATTTTCAATAATATCATTGGATCGGAGAACCTCCCGGCCCGTTGAAGAATGGTTTTCTGTCATAGG from Deltaproteobacteria bacterium harbors:
- a CDS encoding zinc dependent phospholipase C family protein, which translates into the protein MILLKITFFFAAFGVFDFLFPGGAWAWGPGVHTVIATGLLGDLQSLLPLVAENIRAYPLEFLYGNLAADFFVGKGIKPREGHSHNWETGFRLMKEARGEREASYAYGFLSHLAADVIAHNYFIPIMIQKTSSWGRMGHLYWETASDCFVGPVYTKIAKEILSMEQLGCDELLISAVGKKKGLRARRRIFTQSVKLSDYLSGSPPRFLINRGLRRELFPVFLASMISLSYRSAKDVLLRPDGAPCLTRDPIGSRNLLLAGKRAFRRRLFGSPRRSRRFEIDGELLSL